One genomic segment of Heterodontus francisci isolate sHetFra1 unplaced genomic scaffold, sHetFra1.hap1 HAP1_SCAFFOLD_74, whole genome shotgun sequence includes these proteins:
- the LOC137359815 gene encoding probable G-protein coupled receptor 139, translating to MVRSFSSAFDFLSAFYDWLSLDRRIYFALLTMQTMYYPMLAIVGVLVNLLTIRILSRGKCGLSKCVTRYLVAMAAADLLVIILDLILRHIPIVYPEQFHFLLSIPVCNIHAILLYTATDFSVWFTVTFTFDRFVAICCQKLKSKYCSEKTAAVVLGTVVVLSCLKNIFWYFMFTGLYLLWNIPWFCDAAEDARNSPVWGAIEFLHYILTPFVPFLVILLLNALTVRHILVRSRGHRRLRDHSSGDRRKDPEMDSRRKSIILLLIISANFILLWAVLMVFSIWSWMWYLGYHSVFLPEFLRELGFMLQLLSCCTNAAIYAVTQTQFRVQLKNVLK from the exons atggtcaggagtttctcctcggcctttgactttctttctgcgttTTATGATTGGCTATCATTGGATCGCCGAATCTATTTCGCCCTTTTAACGATGCAAACGATGTATTATCCCatgcttgctattgttggtgtccttg ttaacttgctgacgattaggATCTTATCTCGGGGAAAATGcgggctctccaaatgtgtcactcgctacctggtagccatggcagcggcggatctcctggtcattatcctggacctgatattgagacacattcccattgtttatccggaacagtttcatttcctgttgtccatccccgtgtgtaatatccacgctatcctgctttacacagccacagacttttctgtctggttcaccgtcactttcacctttgatcgatttgtggccatttgttgccagaagctgaaaagtaaatattgcagtgagaaaacggcggctgtggttctgggaacagtggttgtgctgagctgtttaaagaacatcttctggtattttatgttcacaggtctgtatttgctgtgGAACATCCCATGGTTTTGTGATGCAGCAGAGGATGCTCGAAATTCTCCTGTCTGGggagcaatcgagttcctccattacattCTAACACCGTTTGTCCCATTTTTGGTGATTctactgctcaatgctctcaccgtcagacacattttagtgagaagTCGAGGACACAGGAGACTCCGGGATCATAGCAGTGGGGACAGacgcaaagacccagagatggatagccgaagaaaatccatcattttgctgttaattatctcggcaaatttcattctgttatgggcagtgttaatgGTGTTTTCGATATGGAGCTGGATGTGGTATTTGGGCTATCACTCTGTATTTCTACCCGAGTTTCTGCGGGAATTGGGTTTTATGCTACAGctgctgagctgctgcacaaacgctgcaatttatgccgtgacccagactcagttcagagtgcagttgaagaatgtgctgaaataa